In Amycolatopsis solani, a single window of DNA contains:
- the tyrS gene encoding tyrosine--tRNA ligase, whose protein sequence is MSEHILDELSWRGLIAQSTDIDALRRELDQGPVTLYCGFDPTAPSLHAGNLVPLLMLKRFQRAGHRPIVLAGGATGMIGDPRDTGERTLNTLDVVAEWAGRIRGQLERFVDFDDSPTGAIVENNLNWTGQQSALEFLRDVGKHFSINVMLNRETVKRRLEGDGMSYTEFSYLLLQSQDYLQLYRQYGCKLQVGGSDQWGNLVGGVDLIRRTEGAGAHALTAPLVTDAEGRKFGKSTGGGNLWLDPEMTSPYAWYQYFVNVGDADVIRYLRMFTFLDQEEIAALAEDTAERPHLRAAQKRLAEEFTVLVHGEEQTRQVINASQALFGRGELGDLDERTLDAAMAEVPNGKVDPSGEPTIVDLLLAGGLVDSKGAARRTVKEGGAYVNNQKIADEEWKPAPGDALHGKWLVIRKGRRTVAGVALGG, encoded by the coding sequence GTGAGCGAACACATCCTCGACGAGCTGTCCTGGCGCGGCCTGATCGCGCAGTCCACCGACATCGACGCCCTCCGGCGCGAGCTCGACCAGGGTCCCGTCACGCTCTATTGCGGGTTCGACCCGACCGCGCCCAGCCTGCACGCCGGCAACCTGGTCCCGCTGCTCATGCTCAAGCGCTTCCAGCGCGCGGGGCACCGGCCCATCGTGCTGGCCGGCGGCGCGACGGGGATGATCGGCGACCCGCGCGACACCGGTGAACGCACGTTGAACACCCTCGACGTCGTCGCCGAGTGGGCCGGGCGCATCCGCGGCCAGCTGGAGCGGTTCGTCGACTTCGACGACTCGCCGACCGGCGCGATCGTCGAAAACAACCTGAACTGGACCGGGCAGCAGAGCGCCCTGGAGTTCCTGCGCGACGTCGGGAAGCACTTCTCGATCAACGTCATGCTCAACCGGGAGACGGTGAAGCGCCGCCTCGAGGGCGACGGCATGTCGTACACCGAGTTCAGCTACCTGCTCCTGCAATCGCAGGACTACCTGCAGCTGTACCGCCAGTACGGCTGCAAGCTGCAGGTCGGCGGGTCCGACCAGTGGGGCAACCTCGTCGGCGGGGTCGATCTGATCCGCCGGACCGAGGGAGCGGGCGCGCACGCGCTGACCGCGCCGCTGGTCACCGACGCCGAGGGCCGCAAGTTCGGCAAGTCCACCGGCGGCGGGAACCTCTGGCTCGACCCGGAGATGACCTCGCCGTACGCCTGGTACCAGTACTTCGTCAATGTGGGTGACGCCGACGTGATCCGCTACCTGCGGATGTTCACTTTCCTGGACCAGGAGGAGATCGCCGCCCTCGCGGAGGACACCGCGGAGCGTCCTCACCTGCGTGCCGCGCAGAAGCGGCTGGCGGAGGAGTTCACCGTCCTCGTGCACGGCGAGGAGCAGACCCGGCAGGTCATCAACGCCAGCCAGGCTCTGTTCGGCCGCGGCGAGCTCGGCGACCTGGACGAACGCACCCTCGACGCCGCGATGGCCGAGGTGCCGAACGGCAAGGTCGACCCGTCGGGCGAACCGACGATCGTCGACCTGCTGCTCGCCGGCGGCCTGGTCGACAGCAAGGGCGCCGCGCGCCGCACGGTCAAGGAGGGCGGCGCGTACGTCAACAACCAGAAGATCGCGGACGAGGAGTGGAAGCCTGCGCCGGGCGACGCCCTGCACGGCAAGTGGCTCGTGATCCGCAAGGGCCGGCGCACCGTCGCCGGCGTCGCCCTCGGCGGCTGA